The following proteins are encoded in a genomic region of Triticum dicoccoides isolate Atlit2015 ecotype Zavitan chromosome 1B, WEW_v2.0, whole genome shotgun sequence:
- the LOC119306145 gene encoding VAN3-binding protein-like: MEHFRRGVEFGTAPFQRCHSLSCQMAENTQIDAQKAGIRRKEKSSMRRPKGEEMPVIPEQAMEFLSRTWNPSSSDLFQILTPSCLGASGQDHHGEGETKEDGDGDKEVDEVRIDGGKSQLFSQIQTWRVLASGKPGSKQRKTKLNQPIWLNVGQMKALLRGYFLDNVSITGSRRRRRRDELRLYSAQAHAAVSVAQLAAAIAGVVSACDLRGDKKLGAVLASAAALVATVCAEAAESAGANRPRVTSAVKTGLESRSPAELLTLTATAATCLRGAAALKLRAADVRGISTGANGNANANANSMAMSISASIQKGIALRVCLPCGKVRVRTVSVFPRRGGGAVALRLGTKRLRGAFATYDDQELLGVSTGGSGEAVVDGRRCFAVALSTSAGTVQLLLEDQTHCKVWKAAIEGMLSDANLKHAK, translated from the exons ATGGAGCATTTCAGGAGAGGAGTGGAGTTTGGGACGGCCCCCTTCCAGAGATGCCACTCCTTGTCCTGTCAAATG GCAGAGAACACGCAGATCGATGCGCAGAAGGCGGGCATCCGTCGCAAGGAAAAGTCGTCGATGCGACGCCCGAAAGGCGAAGAGATGCCCGTGATCCCTGAGCAGGCGATGGAGTTCCTCTCTCGGACATGGAACCCCTCCTCCTCGGATCTCTTCCAAATACTCACCCCCAGT TGCCTAGGAGCATCGGGACAAGACCATCATGGAGAAGGCGAGACGAAGGAAGACGGAGACGGAGACAAAGAAGTGGATGAGGTTCGGATCGATGGCGGTAAAAGCCAATTGTTCAGTCAGATTCAGACGTGG AGAGTTCTGGCCAGTGGGAAGCCTGGCTCCAAGCAGCGCAAGACTAAGCTGAACCAGCCTATATGG CTGAACGTTGGACAGATGAAGGCGCTCCTGCGCGGCTACTTCCTGGACAACGTCTCCATCAccgggagccggaggcggcggcggcgggacgagCTCCGGCTGTACTCGGCGCAGGCCCACGCGGCCGTCTCGGTGGCGCAGCTCGCCGCGGCCATCGCCGGCGTCGTGTCGGCGTGCGACCTGCGAGGGGACAAGAAGCTGGGCGCGGTgctcgcgtccgccgccgcgctcgTGGCCACCGTCTGCGCGGAGGCCGCCGAGTCCGCCGGCGCCAACCGGCCCCGCGTGACCTCCGCCGTCAAGACCGGCCTCGAGAGCCGCTCCCCCGCCGAGCTCCTCACGctgaccgccaccgccgccacgtgcCTCCGGGGAGCCGCCGCGCTGAAGCTCAGGGCCGCGGACGTCAGAGGGATCAGCACCGGCGCCAATGGCAACGCCAACGCCAACGCCAACTCGATGGCCATGAGCATCAGCGCCAGCATCCAGAAAGGCATCGCCCTCAGGGTCTGCCTACCCTGCG GGAAGGTACGGGTGAGGACGGTGTCCGTCTTcccccggcgcggcggcggcgcggtggcgctGAGGCTGGGGACGAAGCGGCTGCGCGGCGCCTTCGCCACCTACGACGACC AAGAGCTACTCGGGGTATCGAcaggcggcagcggcgaggcggtggTCGACGGCCGGAGGTGCTTTGCGGTGGCCCTGAGCACGTCGGCCGGGACGGTGCAGCTGCTGCTGGAGGACCAGACGCACTGCAAGGTCTGGAAGGCCGCCATTGAAGGCATGCTGTCCGATGCAAACCTCAAGCATGCGAAGTga
- the LOC119339172 gene encoding uncharacterized protein LOC119339172 isoform X1, with protein sequence MNARPICCSLPYGRFNLMPRLRSTQAPFIQQAVRCCLIAQLKGLQPGCIKAYASTMGKQIVNMLGELATKEVARLWRFKDYVDAMMDNMQDLEAVYTMRMIGRAKEGETGKLLGGGSPNSSLSPKTEDVLNDLDAADQHGHGLFTF encoded by the exons ATGAATGCACGACCCATTTGCTGCTCCCTCCCCTATGGGCGATTCAACCTCATGCCCCGCCTCCGCTCAACCCAAGCCCCGTTCATCCAG CAGGCCGTACGGTGTTGTTTGATCGCTCAGCTAAAGGGTCTCCAACCAGGATGCATCAAGGCATATGCTAGCACCATGGGGAAACAAATCGTGAACATGCTTGGTGAACTCGCCACAAAGGAGGTCGCCCGGCTGTGGAGGTTTAAAGACTATGTTGATGCCATGATGGACAATATGCAAGATCTGGAAGCCGTTTACACGATGCGGATGATAGGCCGCGCCAAGGAGGGAGAGACGGGGAAGTTGTTGGGAGGTGGCTCGCCAAATTCAAGTCTGTCACCTAAGACGGAGGACGTGCTGAACGACCTGGACGCTGCAGATCAACATGGACATGGACTTTTCACTTTCTAG
- the LOC119339172 gene encoding uncharacterized protein LOC119339172 isoform X2 — protein MNARPICCSLPYGRFNLMPRLRSTQAPFIQAVRCCLIAQLKGLQPGCIKAYASTMGKQIVNMLGELATKEVARLWRFKDYVDAMMDNMQDLEAVYTMRMIGRAKEGETGKLLGGGSPNSSLSPKTEDVLNDLDAADQHGHGLFTF, from the exons ATGAATGCACGACCCATTTGCTGCTCCCTCCCCTATGGGCGATTCAACCTCATGCCCCGCCTCCGCTCAACCCAAGCCCCGTTCATCCAG GCCGTACGGTGTTGTTTGATCGCTCAGCTAAAGGGTCTCCAACCAGGATGCATCAAGGCATATGCTAGCACCATGGGGAAACAAATCGTGAACATGCTTGGTGAACTCGCCACAAAGGAGGTCGCCCGGCTGTGGAGGTTTAAAGACTATGTTGATGCCATGATGGACAATATGCAAGATCTGGAAGCCGTTTACACGATGCGGATGATAGGCCGCGCCAAGGAGGGAGAGACGGGGAAGTTGTTGGGAGGTGGCTCGCCAAATTCAAGTCTGTCACCTAAGACGGAGGACGTGCTGAACGACCTGGACGCTGCAGATCAACATGGACATGGACTTTTCACTTTCTAG